A stretch of DNA from Coccidioides posadasii str. Silveira chromosome 4, complete sequence:
AGGTTTAACCATAGGTAACGTGCGACTACCCGTTGACATAACGACAAGTTCGGCCATGAGTCCATATTGCAAAAGAGGTCCTGTGCCCACGCACGGCAACCTTAGCGAGCAGGAAGGACtagagaatctctgtctgcaTACTTCCACCTTGTCATGTAAGGCCATGGACCTCTCGGCCGTCGACGGCCATCCCAGGTACCGAATCGCCTTTTtatactttatttctttgaagtaataataaattaacACTCAGAGTGCTTGCGGCGCCATTCAATACCGATTGGTAGCGTACGAATACTGACGCTTGTTTTGAACCCCCACCCACTGCTTACTCTCTGCTCGATTTGAACCCAAATAACACTATAGTCATAAACCCAGATATGCCCTTGCAGACTTTGCAGTTTCCGAAATTTAGCGTTATGTCCTTTTCACAGACGATGGGATCGACGAGAATTGCTAACTAGTCGACTATGCCATCAACCGCCCCTTCAGCCTGATTCGAAGACTAGCATCAGACTCCTCTGCCTCTTGAAGGCCTCTCGTATGACGGCTCACCAAGTGATAAAAGGCTGGGCAATGCCTTTTGATTACTATAAACGCGGCGACTGCCGGGCGTTCTCATCTACCGGTGGACCTGCGGCTCCTTGGCTTTGGAGAGAGAGCCTCTGAGGGTATTAAAAAGTCTGGCTGCATTCCAGCCTCGATGCTGGGACCGAGCAGGGCCGAGGTATCCTTTGCTTGtccagagtacggagtaatgcAAGCCAAAAGAGTCATTCACCCCACCGACACCCGTACAGGCCCGTGTTGGCCGGAATATGTACGTAAAAAGGCTAAATAGTCATTGGCCAGCATACGAGAGGCTGTCAAGTACGCTAAGTTGAACACCTATCAGTATTGTTCTTCATCTTTTGAGATGGCGATATTATTTATTTTAGTCATGCCTCTCGTTTGGCGCTGGCACAGCCTCGCACGTATTCGAAAGGCAGACTTGGAAGCTTGCCAAGCCTGAGCATCGCCCATCTGGCAACCTCGCAGGTGATGTGTATGTTGCTCCGGATTTCAAGCACATACAGATACTGGTCGTCTATGGCCTCGGGAAAATTTTGATATAATGAACAAATCCGCTCAAATTTGGAGCGCATATTTTCACCTCAAATACTCATACTCTATACGGCGCTGTTAGAGTGTTTGGGATATCATATGAAGCATGTGGCCGGGCCTTCCATCTGTTATTATTCGTTTTGTCTGTCATGTTCCGACAGGAATGGTCGGTATTATCGGCCTCAACCTATACAATCTTGTCCATGATCTAGACATATACGATGTTCTACCCAACGGCAAATCGTTCCTTCAGGGGTTGCACCTTGTCGGGACAGTGGTATGTCATAAAATGACAGGACCTAATTACATGCGAATGCGGATGCAATACGTGCGTTCTAACTGCCCTTAGGGAACTGCCACTTTTGCGTGGAATTTCGTCATGTTTGCGGCTTCAAACTTCACCAAGGGTTTCCTACTAGCAACAATTGGCTTCATAGACCTTGGGCTTTCCGCCGCTCTTATTCTCGGCATATCCTGGCAATCTCAATTCCTCCCACGTTCCTATGCCAGCTGCAAAGATGCGGTGGACTGGAGAAATGGGACGGATGGCCGAAACCTTTTTGTGGAAGTCAGCAAAGCAAATCTAGAAACCGTCATTCCCCCACATAAATCCTGCCGTTCTTTTGTTCAGAACTGGGCCGTTGGCATTGCCGTCATGTAAGTTGGCTATTACTTCCGTTTCTTCGGCAAACATCCCAGCTAATAAAAGTGCATGAACTAGCATCTTGTACCTGGTGTGTGGTTTGCTGAACGTTATACTCGGATTCGCTTATGTCGAAGCCAGAGACAGCTTTCTTCATCCTGCTGCTGATTATAGTGATTGCTGTTCCTGCTATATACCAACCCGCTGGATCTCTCGCCCAATTTCTATTCTCTTCTGCAATACCAAATTGGGCTCTCGCTTCGCACTGAGGTATTTATCGAAATGTCTACAGGCAGTTAGGAGAACTAGCAACGAAAAGTTTCAAACATCTCGAGCAAAAGACGAGGACCTAACCGAAAAATCCGCATTGGCCTTGATTTCTGCGAAAGTCACTGATAATTGGCATTATGTGGACATTGTCGAGCTCAGTCCGACTCCCATTGAACAGTTTGGCACCAATTTTGAGTTGGAGAAACTTCGAAAGTACACTTGCGAAGGGATTAGCAAGGATAAATGCCGTGTTTGCAAAATTCAGATATGTAACGTGCGTTTTCACCCATCCAGGATGGAATTAAAGCAGCAACTGATATGGCTGCTAGTCTTGCTCTACACTAGGCCCTGTCTGGGAATCACAGCCATACCGACACATGACAATCTGCAAGCCGTGCTGTACCAAATGCTTTTACACATCATATTACCGAATAGATAGAGAGCGTCGCCATAAGCGGACGGATCATCGTGCAA
This window harbors:
- a CDS encoding uncharacterized protein (EggNog:ENOG410PS7U~TransMembrane:4 (i12-31o51-71i78-100o153-178i)), whose translation is MWPGLPSVIIRFVCHVPTGMVGIIGLNLYNLVHDLDIYDVLPNGKSFLQGLHLVGTVGTATFAWNFVMFAASNFTKGFLLATIGFIDLGLSAALILGISWQSQFLPRSYASCKDAVDWRNGTDGRNLFVEVSKANLETVIPPHKSCRSFVQNWAVGIAVIILYLVCGLLNVILGFAYVEARDSFLHPAADYSDCCSCYIPTRWISRPISILFCNTKLGSRFALRYLSKCLQAVRRTSNEKFQTSRAKDEDLTEKSALALISAKVTDNWHYVDIVELSPTPIEQFGTNFELEKLRKYTCEGISKDKCRVCKIQICNSCSTLGPVWESQPYRHMTICKPCCTKCFYTSYYRIDRERRHKRTDHRATCKVAHGNIKFAQRPNDAIQGRLCRLCEVKTPEQRQEILDTQDRLELQREARDHLACSRCNERLSSNGPRWWVCAYCDVECHDHIHPPWALGV